The following are encoded in a window of Methylicorpusculum oleiharenae genomic DNA:
- the hemC gene encoding hydroxymethylbilane synthase, translating to MVQKVIRIATRKSPLALWQAEHVAERLKAAFPGLQTEFVKMTTKGDKLLDAPLAKVGGKGLFVKELEQGMLEGIADIAVHSMKDVPVEFPEGLHLAAILTREDPTDAFVSNHFRSLDDLPSNAKIGTSSLRRQCQIKEKFPDSEILSLRGNVNTRLAKLDAGEFDAIILASAGLKRLGMGDRITACLDPAQSLPAIGQGAIGIECRIDDAELNRLLQTLHDPDTTICVRAERAMNKRLNGGCQVPIAGFAELAGNHLTMRGLVGSPDGTVLYRAERSGSAEEAEAIGKAIAEDLLANGADEILRELLA from the coding sequence TTGGTACAAAAGGTTATTCGCATAGCGACCCGTAAAAGCCCATTGGCATTATGGCAGGCAGAGCATGTTGCCGAACGTTTGAAAGCAGCATTTCCCGGTTTACAAACTGAGTTTGTAAAAATGACTACCAAGGGCGATAAGTTGTTGGATGCGCCTCTTGCCAAAGTCGGTGGAAAAGGTCTTTTTGTTAAGGAGTTGGAGCAGGGCATGCTGGAAGGGATAGCGGATATTGCTGTTCATTCCATGAAGGATGTGCCTGTGGAATTTCCTGAGGGACTTCATTTGGCTGCAATTTTGACGCGGGAAGACCCTACCGATGCGTTTGTGTCGAATCACTTTCGTTCTCTGGATGATTTGCCGTCAAACGCAAAAATTGGTACATCCAGTTTGCGCCGTCAGTGCCAGATTAAAGAAAAATTTCCGGACTCGGAGATTTTATCGTTACGGGGCAATGTCAATACCCGGCTGGCTAAACTGGATGCCGGTGAATTCGATGCCATCATTCTGGCTTCAGCCGGTCTTAAACGTTTGGGCATGGGGGATCGCATCACCGCCTGTCTTGACCCTGCGCAGAGTTTACCCGCTATCGGGCAAGGCGCGATTGGCATAGAGTGCAGAATTGACGATGCGGAACTCAACCGTTTGCTGCAGACGCTGCATGATCCGGACACCACTATCTGCGTTCGCGCCGAGCGAGCCATGAACAAGCGCCTGAATGGTGGATGTCAGGTGCCGATAGCCGGTTTTGCAGAATTGGCGGGTAACCATCTGACTATGCGGGGCTTGGTCGGCAGCCCTGATGGCACTGTTTTATACAGGGCGGAACGTTCCGGTTCTGCCGAAGAGGCCGAGGCAATTGGAAAAGCGATTGCCGAAGACTTGCTGGCAAATGGCGCCGATGAGATTCTAAGGGAATTGCTGGCTTGA